The following DNA comes from Maylandia zebra isolate NMK-2024a linkage group LG6, Mzebra_GT3a, whole genome shotgun sequence.
GAGCTCCTCCTCGGCTGGCAGCGCGAGCTCCTCCTCGGCTGGCAGCGCGAGCTCCTCCTCGGCTGGCAGCGCGAGCTCCTGCTCCGGCAGCGCGAGCTCCTCCCGTTCGCTGAGCACCCACTGGGGCCCGCAGAGCTCCCACTCGGGCAGGGCAGGTGCGGGTTGTGAAGTAGCGGCCAGTGAAGCAGACGGCTGAGGGGCGACTGCAGGCGGATGAGTTGACGGCTGCGCTTCAGCCACAGATGGATGATCCGGAGGCGACGATGGTGTGGCAGCCACTCCCGGTAGACTGGACAGCGATGCAGGGACAGATGGGTGAAATGATGGCAGAGGTGGTCCGGCCGGCATATCGACCTCCAACTGAGGATGAAGGTGAGAGGCTGACAGGACTGAAGACTGAGCCACCAGCTGGGCAGCAGGCTGAGGTGAAGGTGAGATGGCTACTATGAAGGGTGGAGAGGATGAAAATGTTACAGCTGGCCCAACAAattccaggggtccagaggcAACTGAGACCTCCAGTTCGgtctctggggaagccctggggAGAACCTCCGTCTCCATGCGGCCAGACTGAGCCAAAAAGTCATTTGGGTCTGTATGCTCGGAACTCCCTAGCTCCCAGCTTACAGTCTCAGAGGGAATATTTGCTGGGTCTTTGGAGGTACAGCAAACAGtttctatttttatgtttacagAAAGGGAATTTATAACACCGGCAGAGTCCATTTTACTCACTGTGGCTTCCAGAGCCGCTGGTCCTGAGTCTTCGACCAGCACAGGAGTGAGTGTGGATGTGGTTGAACGCTGCTTGCGAGGACGCCTTCTCCTCCGTGAAGGCGGGGCCGGGTGTATGGAAACAGTCTTCTGCTGTTCATCTGGGTTGTGATTTTCAATGACATGATTAATAGACACAAACGAGTCGGGTTTACTCACTGCGGTGAAGAGCGCTGTTGGTCCGTTGCCAGCTGACTGGGCTGAAACCGCAGGAGTGGGTTGAGGCGTAATGGGATGATGGTAGAGAGTGCGGCATGCCTTCCGTAACGGCGGATCAAACGATTGTGCCGCGAGCATCGACGGGAAAGCCCTCCGCCGACGCGTGAAAAACCAAGCGGCTAGAGTCTCTAGGAGAGCAGCCGAACTGTCCATGCTCGGACCACCCAAGCCAAATAGTTCAAAACTCGAGCTCTCCCTTAAACTAGCGACCAGGTGCCTAAGTTTGTTAATGTCCAGAATGTTCATGGTGAAGGTAGTGGATGAGAGATAATTGTCAAAGAACACTACCTGTATATGTCTCTTGGGTGGGTCTACAGCCTGGATTACGCTCCGGCAGTAATCCCATAGCTGCGTGAGCGATCTCTCCTCCGTGGCAACTCCTGAGTTTGCTGGGTCCATGGTGGTTGGCGGGATcattctgtcacggtctggctggcagaccgtggggatgtggggaaaggaggacccaaaacgcagactctgcgatgcaaacagtgctctttattcacagtgaaaaactgtaaacacaataactccCCGTTGCTCCCTTGAACCCCGTGTGCGTGCTTCCCTCCGACGTCTGTGCTCGTGCTCCCCGCTGTTGTGTTTCCGCACACCCCGTGCGTGCTGCCTTTCTGGACCACTCTTCCTCCTGCAGGGAAACCATAGAGGCAGCCATCAACACTAACCCTCGGCGGGCATATACGAACAACACAGACATATGCTGACACACTAACTTGGTACGATAactcaatgatcccgcgtcggtgggagctccaagactctcctaagtagctcccccgacgagccctgatcagcggcaggtgtgtggcttcgggtgtggccagtccctccgcagggccacacccctcaggcctgcaggtggccgagctccatcctccaggcacacccgcagacatacacacccataccTCGCCTAAAcatatgagtgggacacagactaacacagcacagagaaacacacatatgtacacgcacagagaaggagaaacgacaccaaaaatacagtggggcaaaaaagtatttagtcagccaccgattgtgcaagttcccccacttaaaatgatgacagaggtcagtaatttgcaccagaggtacacttcaactgtgagagacagaatgtgaaaaaaaaatccatgaatccacatggtaggatttgtaaagaatttattcgtaaatcagggtggaaaataagtatttggtcaataacaaaaatacaactcaatactttgtaacataacctttgttggcaataacagaggtcaaacgtttactataggtctttaccaggtttgcacacacagtagctggtatttttggcccattcctccatgcagatcttctcgagagcagtgatgttttggggctgtcgccgagcaacacggactttcaactcccgccacagattttctatggggttgaggtctggagactggctaggccactccaggactttcaaatgcttcttacggagccactcctttgttgcccgggcggtgtgttttggatcattgtcatgttggaagacccagcctcgtttcatcttcaaagttctcactgatggaaggaggttttggctcaaaatctcacgatacatggccccattcattctgtccttaacacggatcagtcgtcctgtccccttggcagaaaaacagccccatagcatgatgtttccacccccatgcttcacagtaggtatggtgttcttgggatgcaactcagtattcttcttcctccaaacacgacgagttgagtttataccaaaaagttctactttggtttcatctgaccacatgacattctcccaatcctctgctgtatcatccatgtgctctctggcaaacttcagacgggcctggacatgcactggcttcagcagcggaacacatctggcactgcaggatttgattccctgccgttgtagtgtgttactgatggtgacctttgttactttggtcccagctctctgcaggtcattcaccaggtccccccgtgtggttctgggatctttgctcaccgttctcatgatcattttgaccccacgggatgagatcttgcgtggagccccagatcgagggagattatcagtggtcttgtatgtcttccattttctgatgattgctcccacagttgattttttcacaccaagctgcttgcctattgtagattcactcttcccagtctggtgcaggtctacaatacttttcctggtgtccttcgagagctctttggtcttggccatggcggagtttggagtctgactgtttgaggctgtggacaggtgtcttttatacagatgatgagttcaaacaggtgccattcatacaggtaacgagtgggggacagaaaagcttcttacagaagacgttacaggtctgtgagagccagagattttccttgtttgaggtgaccaaatacttattttccaccctaatttacgaataaattctttacaaatcctaccatgtggattcatggatttttttttcacattctgtctctcacagttgaagtgtacctctggtgcaaattactgacctctgtcatcattttaggtggggaaacttgcacaatcggtggctgactaaatacttttttgccccactgtacataataataatacacaggtccatgactgcccagggatcctgggtcgcccagtcccaggaccctgacagtgTCTACAGCATTGAAAATGATGTGTTAATGCGCAAATGGCATCCTCCCTCCTCTAGTGATCTTGGCTGGAACGTATTTCAACAAGCAGTTGTACCGCAAAAATTCCGACACCAAGTACTCAGCCTAGCACATGACAGTTTCTCTGGACAT
Coding sequences within:
- the LOC143419027 gene encoding uncharacterized protein LOC143419027 — protein: MIPPTTMDPANSGVATEERSLTQLWDYCRSVIQAVDPPKRHIQVVFFDNYLSSTTFTMNILDINKLRHLVASLRESSSFELFGLGGPSMDSSAALLETLAAWFFTRRRRAFPSMLAAQSFDPPLRKACRTLYHHPITPQPTPAVSAQSAGNGPTALFTAVSKPDSFVSINHVIENHNPDEQQKTVSIHPAPPSRRRRRPRKQRSTTSTLTPVLVEDSGPAALEATVSKMDSAGVINSLSVNIKIETVCCTSKDPANIPSETVSWELGSSEHTDPNDFLAQSGRMETEVLPRASPETELEVSVASGPLEFVGPAVTFSSSPPFIVAISPSPQPAAQLVAQSSVLSASHLHPQLEVDMPAGPPLPSFHPSVPASLSSLPGVAATPSSPPDHPSVAEAQPSTHPPAVAPQPSASLAATSQPAPALPEWELCGPQWVLSEREELALPEQELALPAEEELALPAEEELALPAEEELALPAEEPGEPEEHRSSASGGNNRRCQQPRRSSRCQQPRRDPLSRSRRSTDRRDLHV